CTTAAGTTCAATGAGTTGTTTTGGAGGTTTAAAAACGCACTGCCATAAAATGCCTGCCTAGTTGGAATGTTAGGATGTGCAATTGTGAGTAGAGCGATCGCGAATATTGTTCACCTTATTTGAGTTAGCTACTTCTGAGTTCTCTAAATCTTCAAGAAACCGCCCCAAGCTGCTGACATTTATCCATCGTAGCTTCCGGCGGTTTCTGCTTTGAGTAAATTAGAATTGTTAATGACTAATTAAGGTAATTACAGTCACTTCTGGCGGACAAAATAAACGTCCTGGTTTATAAGTTCCTAAACCCCGATTGACATATAGTTGATTTTCTTCCACCTTGTGGAACCCTTGGGCCCACTCCCAATATCGCACGACTTTAGAACAGTCTCCCAGGAAAAATGTTACCCAACGCCGCAATTTTTTGGGAATTTGTTTGAGTAGCTTTTTATAGTAGAATACTAAAGGCCCAATGCCCGGAATGACGATGTGACCACCGTGAGTATGACCAGATAGTTGCAAATCTACACGCCATTGTTGCAATATCTTGGCTGTATCTGGGTTATGGGATAAAACGATACGGGGTGTGAGGGAGTCTAGTTGATTCATAACTGGCGCAGGGTAGAATTCCCGTGACCAATAATCAGCTAGTCCTACCAGTGGTAATTCTTTTCCTAATGGATAGGCGATTTCATTCCAAAGTACATGCACCCCAATGCTAGTAAACGCCTTTGTCACTTCTGCTTTTGAATGGCTGTAATAGATATCGTGATTACCCAGTACAGCGTAGATACCACAGCGACTTTGCAGATGCTTGAGTCGATGCACCAATTGGTGAATTGGCATCGGATCGTCAGTTACGTAGTCACCAGTTAATAAAATTAAATCTGGTTCAGCTTCATTAGTAAGTGCGATCGCTTTTTCTAACATATCTTCCGACAACCGCAAACCATCGTAGTGAAAATCTGACAACTGCACTAGCGTTGTACCTTGTAAAGATGCTGGAAGTTCCGCAATCTTAACCGTGATTTTATCTACTCTTAAATGTCCCGTAAACAACCAATGCATAAGGCAACCGATACTCCTCATACCAGCGCTTACAGCTTACCAAAATAAAAATGTAACTAGAGAAACTGCAATAATTTATGTCATATATTCCAAATATAATTAACTAATTAGCTTAAATCCCAAAGTCAAACTAAGAAGACCCGTTAGCCAGAATATTTTCTGTGATTGCCTTCTTTAATTTGGAAATTTGAATTACTTACTCAGCTTGTAGCGTAATTATAGTAACTTCCGGGCGACAAAATAAGCGTCCTGGGAGGTAAGTTCCCAAACCACGATTGACATATAGCTGATTTTTTCCTAGCCGATGGAGTCCCTGTGCCCATTCCCAATGGTTGACTACAGAAACATTTACTTCTAAAAATGACAATCGCCGCCGTACTTTTAGAGGTATTCTTTTTACAATCTTGTTGTAAACCAACACCGCCGGGCCAAGTCCGGGAATCACGATTTGACCACCATGAGTATGACCAGATAATTGTAAATCAACTCGCCAGGCTTGTAGTATCTCCGCAGTATCTGGGTTGTGGGATAAAACGATGCATGGTGTGTCGGGGTTTAGTTGATTCATGATTGGTACAGGATTGAATTCCCGCGACCAACTATCCGCTAGTCCAACAAGTGGCAATTCTTTTCCTAATGGATAGGCAATTTCGTTCCAAAGAACATGAATTCCAATGCTAGTAAGAGCATCTGTAACTTCTACTTTTGCGTGTTTGTAATAGATATCGTGATTGCCAAGTGCAGCATAAATACCACTGCGACTTTGCAGATGTTTTAGTCGAAGTATCAATTGGTGAATCGGTGTCGGATCGTCAGTTACGTAATCACCAGTTAATAAAATTAAATCTGGTTTAGCTTCATTAGTAACTGCGATCGCTTTTTCTAGCATATCTTCCGACAGCCGCAAACCATCGTAGTGAAAATCTGACAACTGCACCAGCTTCTTACCTTGTAACAATGCAGACAACCCTGCAATGTTAACCGTCAATTTCTCGATACTCAACGGCCCAGATAATAACCAATGCATAAGACTTCAATAAAGCTCAATCATAGCGCTTACAGCTTAACGAAACATTGTTGCTTTGTCTGTAGCGGCCATTGAACTTATTGAAAATTTCATGAAATCTGTAGATTCTACCGTATTTATACTTGTTTAAGTTCAATGCAGCTTTGCTATTGACTGACATTAAAGTGTATTAGATACCCACTAGCGCTAGTGTCCCTAAAGCTGTTCATAACATTCGACATCATAAAACTTTGCCGCATAAGAAAGCGCTAGGCTATATTCAGCTAGTTTTGTGGAGGATGTAGTCAATGCAACTTGCACCAAATGAAGAACAGATGTGGAAAGCATCAGCCTTTCAGAGGCGCATCCAAATGTCTGATAGTGAAATTAACGACAAGTAGCTGCGTATGCAAAAATATTTATGTCATTGCGTAGGCGGAGCCTTCCCGTAGGGTACGGAATGAAATGTAGCGAAGCAATCCCAAGACCTTGGGATTGCTTCATTCCGCTTTGCTCCATTCGCAATGACAAATGTATATTTATTTTTGCATTACTACTTATGAATCTGGTGAGCAAAGAATACTCACTGAAATGAACCGTGAAAAGCTTCCGAGTTTTGTCGAAGCACTAAAAAAGCCTGGGTATATGGATGTGCGCCCTTTGAGAGTATTAGGATTAATGACATCTCGGTTAATGAAGTGCAAACAAGTATGGGAATGGAAGTTGGGTTAAAATGTGATGTGGATGCTAAAAAAGGATTTCGCTTATATCAATTACAGGTTTAAAGTGGATTAAAAGTTCCTTAACAGCACTAGCGTACTATTTTACTACAAGTTTTGGTTTATCAATAATTAAAAAATAGCACCACCCTAATTACAGGATGACGCTATTTTTTGATTTAATTCACAATTAAAAATAGTTAAATGAATTTTCTAAATCTACTTTGTTGATTGACCGCATTTTTATTTATATACAAGAATACGGTTCAGTTAAACACTTTTGCTTCTCTCTATGTCTCCTTAGCCAAGTTGCTTTGCGTCTACGTTAAAAAATTGACTTTGACAAAGAGTTTTAGGCTTAACTGAACCATATTGTTTTATACAGCACTGCGGTTGGTTAATAAGTTCCACAAGAAAACTGCGACAATTGCACCCAGAACTGCTACTCCAATACCCGGAATGCTCAGGGTTGGAGCTGCTAGAGTTAAGGTTCCCGTACTGAAAAATATTCCTAAACTACCGCCAACAAAAGCACCGATGATTCCTAACAAGATTGTACCCAGAATTCCGCCGCCTTGATGACCGGGGTAGATAGCCTTAGCGATCGCACCAGCAATTAGACCTAAAACAATCCAAGCAAGAATATTCATTGTTGTTAATTTGGTAAACGTTTTTCACTCACGAATACATATTATCAATTTGAATCTTTGGATTCCATCTACCATCAGAATTAATCATTAATATCCATCAGGAATAGTTTAATTGCAACTAGGTTTTTTGATATATGCCTCTACTGAGGTAGATAATTAATTAAAAAAAGCTCCTAATAGGTCTTTAACTAGGAGCTTATCAAACTATTGCTTGGTAATTGCAGTATATGCCTTTTTAATTAACTCTCCCCTCTACTAGAAGAATTAAGCTAAGTTTTCAAAGACTGTCTCTAAAGTAATGCAAAGGAAGTAAAATCAGGTGGTTAGCATCATTACACTGTGCCAAAATCAGCTTAAATTGCCCTATCCTTAGCATTAAACAGCATAGTGTCTGCGACAGGCGATCGCTTTTCTTGACCTCTTTACGTAACCCCCCTGCGGGAACACCAAGGGCGAACTTAATAGGAGCATCCACTTTTGGCAGAAAGAGTCAATCGGTAGTGCAAGGAATCTTTTTGATACTGCTTGGGCACTAACTTCCATTCGCTCCACCCATAACAATCCCTCTTGTGACAATACCCTTTGGACTTCTCTTAAGCCAGGAATCTGCCGATATACTAAACTCACAATGATCGCCATCATCACTGGTAAGGTCAACATTCTATCTCGGAATTTTTTCTTTTCTTCGTTTTTATACAACTTTAGGGGTTTAAAGTTGCGGGGAGATAGTAATGAAAATATTTCTTGCTCGATTTCCTTTATTGGTGGCGTTGGTACATGCTTTTGCTGCCGCAGATATGGGTTTCCTGTTCTTGCTGGGCGTTTTCTAGTCATGATGTATCATTAAGAACATCAATTCAGATGTTCTTAGATTACATCCTATGGTTCCTTTTTGCTTAAGTTGACACCAATGGGCATACCGTGCCCCACACCTTACGAGATGATGTTGCACCACATTTGAATGGGAACCGCTATATTATCCCAAGTTTATTGGTGTGTGAGTTAGATCACAAAACTAATATGTTTCAACTCACTGCTAATTCAAGCATATTAGTATATTGGCAATTGTATTCTGGCTTTTTAATTTCTCATCTAGCTTTAATTTATTAGCATGTGAGCTAGATCACAAAACTAATATGTTTCAACTCACTGCTAATTTAAACATATTAGTATAATCATTTAGAAAAGTCTTCCTGAAATAGGTGAAGCTACCATGTAAGGTGTTATGAATTGCTTCATATTATGTCGCCTAACTGTTTAAAGATTTAATGTATGGATGCTTTCTAATTATATTTTTTTTGCTAAGAGTTATCTACTATGTAATATTTCTGAAAATTTACACTAAAAAAGGCATGGGCTATTTAAATTTTAGGTTAATCAGTGTAAGCTGATTATGTAAATGTCTTTCTCACAAAACTATTTTAACTCATTGAAATCTACAGGAGGTGTAATAAAGCACATAAATGTTTAACTTTTTCCTTAAAGATACTAGACATTACTCTAAAAAGATTTACTTTAGTATCTTTCAAGCCAACTCTAGCAATATTATTTAAATGAGATTTTGATTGACTCGTAAAATCTCAAAAATTTATGATGTGCTTTATAGTTTTTACCGTCTTCTACTGTAGCCTACCCGAAGCTAGCTTTTGAAGGCTGAAGGTTATGCGCTTGAGACTGAAGCTACCCCCGGAGGTAGTACCCCAGAATCGGCAAATTCTAGGGTAACAACACCGGGTAATAAATGCACATTGTGTAAACCTCTGATTAACCTATTGGTTAATCTAGTAGATTCAGTTGTGGTTTTTTTGCTGTCAGGCTTTGATCACACAACTGTTATGGATTGCGTTTGCCCATAATTTACAACTTAGTGCAATTAGACTCAATTATGTCACACCATTTTACCAACGACAAGGCTGTTGAAAAGCTAGAGATGCGTGAAATTAGGCTTCTAACGCTTTTTGCGTGTCAGGGATTCAAAAGTGTGGAAGCTAATTTTCAGCCATTAAACTCTCCTTACAACCAATATCTGGAAAAAATACCGATGGCTGGTGATTGCTATTGGGGAAAATTCAGATGGTAATTGACCAACCAAATTTTGATCTGAAAATAATTCCTTCTAATCAACAATTGCGGATATCGCTTATTCAGCAAAGGTAGTCCAGATGAATTGCGTATAGCCCTAAGTATGAAAAAGGGACTGGAAACTGATATTCGGGGGTTATTTAGGGGGCTGCAATTAGTGGTGGGTCTTAAATTCTCAATCCACTACTAAATTCTTCTTCAACCCCTTGTCGAAAGCACCAACCTTGCAGTGACTGAAGACAGGGCGAAGTTGTGCTAATGGCTAAACAAATATCTAGCTTAATATTTTGGCATTAGACATAGGAGTGAAAAAGAATGTAGAGACGCCATATATCGCGTCTCTACAAGGGTTACGCATAACGCATATTTAATTTCTGGAGATGTCTATTCATTTTCAATTTAGACCGATAACTAAATTCTGTCTTGGAGGTTAGAAAATGCCAGCAGTGGTTTCTGAGCAACATATAGGCGAAAGGCTCTTGTACAACTTGGGTACAAAGCTTTCAGAAAAAGAATTACAAAACCTATTGGCAGAAATGGAGATTCTGGAGCCGCCAGTCGCAAAGCAGTTCTGGCAATCTGCACAGGCGAATCCTGGTATCTACATAATCCTTACAGGTAAAGTCCGACTGCTGGATAGCTCTGAGAATTTAATCACTACCTTTGGTGCATGGTCTATTTTCGGCGAATTAACTCTGTTTCCCGAAACTAAATTTAGTCCTTATGTAGTTAGAGCTTCGACAAACTTAAAACTTGGCTATTTCCGGCAAGATGTACTGCAAATATTAATAGACAAATATCCTAGCATTGGCGATCGCCTCTTTACCCGTGCAGAACTTTGGGATTTACTGCTGTTATGTCGCCAAACCTCACAATTCCCGTGCCATACATCACAAGTTCCAGGGATGCTCAAAGCCTTATCTTTCTTTGAACGGCATCAGCTAGAACCTGGTTCTGTAAATCCACAAATCTCCCAAGATTCCCAGTTATGGCTATTGTACAAAGGCCAACTGCGGCATTCTCAAAACCATTTTTTGACACCAGGGACAATCTCTGCAAAACCAAAACAAGGTGATTGGCAAGCAACACAACCAACCATTGCTTATATTCTGAAAAACGACCAGAGGCAAACAGCACTAGAATACTTCCCGGAATTAGGGGAATGGGGAATGGGGAGTGGGGAAAAAACTACTCAATCTCCAAAAGCTAAAATTATTCCTTTTCCCCAACGAGAGCAGCAGTCAGAACAACAACCAAAAAAATCGCGTTTTTACTTTCCCAGTCCCAAGGTACAAGTAGGGCATTGGTGGAGACGCATTACCAAAAGCTATCCCTTCTATGCCCAGCAAAGCGCTGCCGATTGTGGCTCCGCTTGCTTAGTAATGATTGGTAACTATTGGGGTAAGCATTTTAGTATCAATCGTCTGCGGGATATGACCAACGTCAGCCGTAGTGGTGCATCACTGAAAGCTATGGCAGCAGCAGCAGAAAACCTGGGTTTTGCCACCCGTCCGGTAAAAGCTACTCTTGATAAATTGGCAGAACAACCTTTACCTGCAATTGTCCATTGGGAAGGGAAACACTTCATCGTTGTTTATGAAATCACGAAAAAGCGAGTAATTGTATGTGACCCCGCTCTTGGTCAACGCAGCTTGACAAAAGCTGAATTTCAAGCAGGTTGGAGTGGTTATGCCTTGTTACTGCAACCTACAGCTTTATTAAAAAATATTAAAAACGAAAGTACAAGCTTCTGGAAGTTTTTTGAATTAATCAAACCTCACTATCGGACACTATTAGAAATCTTTGTAGCTTCAGTATTAATCCAATTATTTGGACTGGTAACGCCGGTATTCACTCAGTTGTTGCTCGATAGAGTCCTTGTGCAACGCAGCGTTACAACCTTAAACGCCATTGGTTTGGGGATGATAATTTTTGGATTGTTTGGTGTCGCTGTCAACGCTGTACGGCAATATCTGCTATTTCATACTGCTAACCGCATTAGTATCTCCCTACTCGTAGGTTTTATCAAACATACTTTCCGTTTGCCTCTTTCCTATTTTGAGTCGCGTTATGTGGGGGATATAGTCTCACGCATTCAAGAAAACCAGAAAATTCAGCACTTCCTTACCGGTCAGACACTCTCCATTGTGTTGGATATGCTGACATTGGTGGTTTATCTGGCCTTAATGTTCTCCTATAGCTGGCGGATGGCATTATTTGTGCTGGTTACTGTCCCGCCATTTTTTATTTTGGCTCTGGCTAGCACAAGTATTTTGCGCCGTATCTCCAGAGAGATTTTTGATGCGGGCACTAAAGAACAAAGCTATCTCATCGAATCCCTCAGTGGAATTCGTACCGTCCGCTCATTGTCAATTGAACAGACTGTGCGCTGGCGTTGGGAGGAACTGCTGAATGATTTGATCAAAAAAGCCTTTAATGCCCAAATAATCGGTAATCGCTTGCAAATCATTAGTGGCGTTATTCAAACCTTTGTAAATACTGCATTGTTGTGGTACGGAGCGACTCAGGTAATTAATGGCGAACTGACTATTGGCCAATTAGTTGCTTTCAATATGTTGGTGGGAAACGTCTTGAGTCCTTTCCAGAGACTATCTATGCTGTGGAATGAATTGCAGGAAATTGTGATTTCCACTGAACGCATCAATGACGTGTTGGAGGCAGAAGTAGAAGAAGACTTAGAAACTAAACCCCGGAAGTCTTTGGGTAAACTGCGGGGTAACATTAGCTTTGAGAATGTCACCTTTCGCTATCACTCAGAAAGTAAGACTAACGTTTTAGAAAATCTGAACTTTGAAATCCAACCGGAACAGATGGTTGCAGTGGTAGGGCGCAGTGGTTCGGGAAAAACAACCCTCAGTAAGTTGATTTTAGGTTTATATCCTCCGACAGATGGCAAAGTACTAATTGATGGTCGTGACATTACCAGTATTTCATTGCGATCGCTCCGTTCTCAAATTGGCGTTGTAGACCAAGATACCTTTCTCTTTGGTGGGACTATTCGGGAAAACATTGCGATCGCTCATCCAAATGCATCTTTTGAAGAAATTATCCAAGCCGCAAAATATGCTGGAGCCGATGATTTTATTCAAAAACTACCTATGGGTTACGAATCGCAAATTGGTGAAGGCGGCGGTATGCTCTCTGGGGGACAGCGCCAACGGCTAGCGATCGCGCGGGCTTTACTCGGAAATCCGCGATTATTACTCTTTGATGAGGCTACTAGCCACCTAGATTCTGAATCAGAACGAATTATCCAAAACAACCTCAAAACAATTCTCCAAGGGCGCACAAGTGTAATTATTGCTCATCGTCTCTCTACAGTCCGCAATGCTGACTTGATTTTGGTTTTAGACCAAGGAGTTTTGGTAGAAAGCGGTACTCACGACGAATTAATCGCTAAAAAAGGTCATTATTACTACCTGAATCAACAACAACTGGCTCAAGTTAGTTGATGGGGCATTGGGCATGGGTTATTAATTCTTCTCCCTTCTCCCCCCTTGTCTCTCTTGTCCCCCTTGTCTCCCTTATCTCCCTTCTCCCCATTTCCCACTCCCCATCTACTTTTATCGGGAATAAAAATATGCCAAATCACAATAGATCGTCCCCACTTCCCCAAGATGAACGAGATGAATATCAAAAGTACACACTAGAAGAAGAATCTGGAGAAGTTAACGAGCAGACAGAGACAGAAAGTAACAGTGAAGACTTGCACTACGGTACCGAAGGACTGCTCAATGCCTTACCTCGACTTTGGACTCGTGGTTTGTTGTATGTCCTCATCGCCTTTGCTGGTTTGTTCTTACCCTGGGCAACTCTCTCAAAAGTAGATGAGACTGGTAGCGCCAGAGGCCGGATAGAACCTAAAGGCGCGACTCAAAAATTAGACGCTCAAGCCGGTGGGAGTGTCAAAGCAGTTATGGTCAAAGAAGGAGATACAGTCAAAGCCGGACAGGTTTTAGTAGAACTAGAGTCCGATCTCCTGCAAACAGAACTGCAACAGACTCAGAGTAAATTACAAGGGCTGCAAAATCGGCAGACGCAGTTGGAATTGCTCAAAAATCAACTCCTCATGTCAACTAACCTTTTAGAGCAACAAAATAAATCCCAAGAATTAGAAAAAATGGCTCAAGTTAACCAGGCACAGCAAAACCTGGATACCAAACTGAGTAGCCAGAACCTCCAAAAGTTAGAAAAACAAGCATTAGTTGAACAAGCCCAGCAGCAGATTGACACAACTCATAACGATCGGCAATCGGCTCAAGCTCGTTTGAATATAGATTCTCGACAAGTTCAACGCTTTAGCAAACTCGTTCAGAATGGTGCAGTTTCGGCAACTCAAGTCGATGAACTCAAAAAAGAAGAACAAGAAAGCAAACGACTCTATAACAAGGCTGTATCAGATATCAAACAAGCCCAATTGCAGTTAGCAGGAGAGCTAAATCGTTATCAAGTAACTATCAATACATTGGAGTCTGATATTAAACAAGCAAAACTGAGATTGCAAGAAGAACAAAGTAGCTATAAAAGTGTGATACAAGCCGGAAAACTGGCTGTGATGAAAAATCAGGAACAGCTAAAAGACTTACAGGCACAAATCACAGCAGCGCAATCAGAAGTTGCTCAGACAAAAAGCCAGATTACATCTATAAGAGTACAGATGCAGCAACGAGTGGTGCGATCGCCGATTAATGGAGTGATTTTTGAATTACCCACCACTAAGCCAGGAGCAGTAGTACAACCCGGTCAAAGGATTGCCCAAGTCGCCCCCCAAAATACAGACTTTATACTCAAAGCAAATATGCCTAATCAAGATAGTGGTTTCTTGAAGGTAGGAATGCCGGTCAAGGTCAAGTTTGATGCCTATCCCTTCCAAGAGTATGGCATCGTCCAAGGGAAAGTTACTTGGATCTCTCCTGACTCGAAAGTTAGCCAAACACCCCAAGGGAACATCGAAACATATCAGTTAGAAATCACCTTAAACCAGCAGTATGTCCAAACTGGCAACAAACGTATTCCATTAGGTGCCGGTCAGACTGCAAATGCTGAAGTCATCATTCGCCAGCGCCGCGTGATTGACTTTGTTTTAGATCCATTCAAAAAGCTGCAAAAAGGCAGTTTAGAGATGTAGTTCCCAGGTGGGGAAATGAGGGGGATGAGGGGGATGAGGGAGCAGGGGGAGCAGGGGAGGCAGGGGAAGCAGGGGGAGAAAGAATAAAGAACTAAGACCTAAGACCCAATGCCCAATGCCCAATGCCCAATGCCCAATGCCCTATACCCAATGCCCAATGCCCATAATTATTGGATATTATGCACAGTCTGACCATTTCCACTTCAGATATTATTCACAGCCTGAAACTTTCCTGTCAGATCCCTGATGTCGTGGAAGCGATCGCATCCCAAAGCATTATTGTCGAAGCGGCTCAAGAGGCAGGAATTACAGTCACACCAGAAGAACTACAGCAAGAAGGAGATGACTTACGGTTTGCTAAGAAGCTTGTCAGAGCTAAAGAAACCTGGACATGGCTAGAAAAACACCACCTGTCTGTAAATGAGTTTGAAGAATTAGCCTACAACAACATCCTTTCGCGGAAGTTAGCGAATCATTTATTTTCCCCTCAAGTCGAAAAACACTTTTATGAGCGCCAACTAGATTATGTCGCCGCTGTTACCTACGAAGTCATTTTCGAGGATCGAGACTTGGCTTTAGAGCTTTTTTATGCTCTGGAAGAAG
This genomic interval from Nostoc sp. KVJ3 contains the following:
- a CDS encoding metallophosphoesterase, yielding MHWLFTGHLRVDKITVKIAELPASLQGTTLVQLSDFHYDGLRLSEDMLEKAIALTNEAEPDLILLTGDYVTDDPMPIHQLVHRLKHLQSRCGIYAVLGNHDIYYSHSKAEVTKAFTSIGVHVLWNEIAYPLGKELPLVGLADYWSREFYPAPVMNQLDSLTPRIVLSHNPDTAKILQQWRVDLQLSGHTHGGHIVIPGIGPLVFYYKKLLKQIPKKLRRWVTFFLGDCSKVVRYWEWAQGFHKVEENQLYVNRGLGTYKPGRLFCPPEVTVITLISH
- a CDS encoding metallophosphoesterase, whose amino-acid sequence is MHWLLSGPLSIEKLTVNIAGLSALLQGKKLVQLSDFHYDGLRLSEDMLEKAIAVTNEAKPDLILLTGDYVTDDPTPIHQLILRLKHLQSRSGIYAALGNHDIYYKHAKVEVTDALTSIGIHVLWNEIAYPLGKELPLVGLADSWSREFNPVPIMNQLNPDTPCIVLSHNPDTAEILQAWRVDLQLSGHTHGGQIVIPGLGPAVLVYNKIVKRIPLKVRRRLSFLEVNVSVVNHWEWAQGLHRLGKNQLYVNRGLGTYLPGRLFCRPEVTIITLQAE
- a CDS encoding GlsB/YeaQ/YmgE family stress response membrane protein; the encoded protein is MNILAWIVLGLIAGAIAKAIYPGHQGGGILGTILLGIIGAFVGGSLGIFFSTGTLTLAAPTLSIPGIGVAVLGAIVAVFLWNLLTNRSAV
- a CDS encoding peptidase domain-containing ABC transporter, which translates into the protein MPAVVSEQHIGERLLYNLGTKLSEKELQNLLAEMEILEPPVAKQFWQSAQANPGIYIILTGKVRLLDSSENLITTFGAWSIFGELTLFPETKFSPYVVRASTNLKLGYFRQDVLQILIDKYPSIGDRLFTRAELWDLLLLCRQTSQFPCHTSQVPGMLKALSFFERHQLEPGSVNPQISQDSQLWLLYKGQLRHSQNHFLTPGTISAKPKQGDWQATQPTIAYILKNDQRQTALEYFPELGEWGMGSGEKTTQSPKAKIIPFPQREQQSEQQPKKSRFYFPSPKVQVGHWWRRITKSYPFYAQQSAADCGSACLVMIGNYWGKHFSINRLRDMTNVSRSGASLKAMAAAAENLGFATRPVKATLDKLAEQPLPAIVHWEGKHFIVVYEITKKRVIVCDPALGQRSLTKAEFQAGWSGYALLLQPTALLKNIKNESTSFWKFFELIKPHYRTLLEIFVASVLIQLFGLVTPVFTQLLLDRVLVQRSVTTLNAIGLGMIIFGLFGVAVNAVRQYLLFHTANRISISLLVGFIKHTFRLPLSYFESRYVGDIVSRIQENQKIQHFLTGQTLSIVLDMLTLVVYLALMFSYSWRMALFVLVTVPPFFILALASTSILRRISREIFDAGTKEQSYLIESLSGIRTVRSLSIEQTVRWRWEELLNDLIKKAFNAQIIGNRLQIISGVIQTFVNTALLWYGATQVINGELTIGQLVAFNMLVGNVLSPFQRLSMLWNELQEIVISTERINDVLEAEVEEDLETKPRKSLGKLRGNISFENVTFRYHSESKTNVLENLNFEIQPEQMVAVVGRSGSGKTTLSKLILGLYPPTDGKVLIDGRDITSISLRSLRSQIGVVDQDTFLFGGTIRENIAIAHPNASFEEIIQAAKYAGADDFIQKLPMGYESQIGEGGGMLSGGQRQRLAIARALLGNPRLLLFDEATSHLDSESERIIQNNLKTILQGRTSVIIAHRLSTVRNADLILVLDQGVLVESGTHDELIAKKGHYYYLNQQQLAQVS
- a CDS encoding HlyD family efflux transporter periplasmic adaptor subunit, with protein sequence MPNHNRSSPLPQDERDEYQKYTLEEESGEVNEQTETESNSEDLHYGTEGLLNALPRLWTRGLLYVLIAFAGLFLPWATLSKVDETGSARGRIEPKGATQKLDAQAGGSVKAVMVKEGDTVKAGQVLVELESDLLQTELQQTQSKLQGLQNRQTQLELLKNQLLMSTNLLEQQNKSQELEKMAQVNQAQQNLDTKLSSQNLQKLEKQALVEQAQQQIDTTHNDRQSAQARLNIDSRQVQRFSKLVQNGAVSATQVDELKKEEQESKRLYNKAVSDIKQAQLQLAGELNRYQVTINTLESDIKQAKLRLQEEQSSYKSVIQAGKLAVMKNQEQLKDLQAQITAAQSEVAQTKSQITSIRVQMQQRVVRSPINGVIFELPTTKPGAVVQPGQRIAQVAPQNTDFILKANMPNQDSGFLKVGMPVKVKFDAYPFQEYGIVQGKVTWISPDSKVSQTPQGNIETYQLEITLNQQYVQTGNKRIPLGAGQTANAEVIIRQRRVIDFVLDPFKKLQKGSLEM
- a CDS encoding peptidylprolyl isomerase, with protein sequence MMHSLTISTSDIIHSLKLSCQIPDVVEAIASQSIIVEAAQEAGITVTPEELQQEGDDLRFAKKLVRAKETWTWLEKHHLSVNEFEELAYNNILSRKLANHLFSPQVEKHFYERQLDYVAAVTYEVIFEDRDLALELFYALEEGEIDFPAIARLYIPNPELRRAYGYQGLRYRKDLRPEIAAAVFAAAPPEALKPITTPKGVHLIWVEEVIEPQLDEQLRQQIITESFSDWLRQQINAMRIVTHIDSGTNVRSQEELLEQV